TCCAATTGAGGCTCAAGGTCTAATCCGCAGGATTGAACCCAGACCAGCCCCAACCAAACTCAAATAGCCTTGACCATACATTACTCAGGTCCCCATTCCTTTTCCCTTCTTATTTTTTCCATGAAATTCCCACCCAGATTAAGCATAAATTTAAACAGAATGGCATAATTTGTGACGCGCCAGTCAAGCTGGTCAGCCCACAATGGCGGTTGCGTCCTTGGACAACATCCTTGGTTGCATGAGCTAACAAGGAGCAGCATATAGAAAGGATAAATGTTCCTGAATCAATAACAATCTTTCTTCAAAATAACAGAATAAGCCACCTTCTTTCCAAATATACTATATACCAATTAGAAATACTTCTAATACGTGCCAAAGAAATGTAGAAAGATGACTTAATTCTATGGCTATTTGTATAGTACCACGCAAGAAAACAATaaagataaaagaaagaaatcatATTACCTAGTTTTCATAAAATGTGGCAGGATTTTGATCAAGAAATGTTGATGAACTTTGCTTAAATAGTATCATACTTCTTTTAGGAGGATACAAGTAAAGTCGATGCTGAGACATGATTAGACAATCCCCAATCCCCTTTTCACTGGTACTGGACAGGACTTGACACTTCTATTTCTTCCAAAGAATTCCACTTTAAAAGACACAATCTTACACTATCATGTCCATATCCTCACCAAAACTATGCACCTTATACTGTATCACTTGTCTTTTGGCATTACTTTGATAATGTTAGCTACAATGCTTAGAATAACTGCAACAAGAGCACATGATCCAGAATTCTAGCTTTAGCCACCAGCGAGTGGCAACCACTAATGAGTAAACAATACAGAAATTGGACAACACGGCTATTGAATCACCAACATCTAGTTCTCCAACTTTGAACTCATCTATAATTTTTTCCATGAAGAACAAGGGCATGGCAGCATGAAGTTCAGGTAGGGGTTCTTCTCAAATAGATTCAATGGTCATCACTGATATGTTTCTTCACAAAATGGTTATTCTGATAATTATAGACCGCCATCTAATATTGcacaaaaacaataaataatcaCCTTTCTTCCAATTACACGCAATGCTTCTGAATTTCTTTTCCGATTTCGATGTACTCCATTACCAGATTCATGATCTATACCTCATCAAAATAGTGAAATCGGGAAAAATTCAAATTGCCTAACGGTGGCATGGCGTATAATGAAACTTAACCATGCTGAGGTTGCTATGTCGATTGCCTGATAAGAACTTCTGCTAAATGCAGTAAAAATTGAGCAAACGACAATCACATAGCCGGTTTAAAACTACATAAACTAAGTTTTTGTTATTTAACCTTATTGATTCTCATGAATCACATGATTAATTAAGCACGTGATTGTCATGTGCTCAATTTTAACCTCATTTCAGCAACAAGTCCTCACAGGCTACCGAAACAGCAAATTTGGGCTGGTAAAGTATTACAGTCTTAACCATGGCTATTAAAGTGGCAATACACACAGAGGTATCAAACATTTTCCATTTCAaggaataaaatttacaaagctagaaatataaagtagATACAACAAAGAATAGGAATTGCAGAAACTTCTCTCATGGGCTCATTAGACGCAAGCATCCATCATAGTAAGTTAGGATATTCCAGCTAAAAGATCGAAAGGGCAAACGAAACACTAGAAATAACACTCCAATCTTCACAACGAATCTTTTGGTCCGCCTTATTCCGCATTGttactgttcttttttttcccattcCAAACAAGAATTCCATGTAGTCGAATGTATTAATAGGTGAACTTCTCAACCGATCTTGCAATGCAATCACGCCAAATACTAAAAGGCATCTTCTTTAGAAACatataggcaaaaaaaaaaaggttctcattttttttttttttccttttttctcctTCTGTTGCCAAAAAGCAAATCCACTATCCACCCTAACACTCTACTGCATAgaatttgctttaaaaaaacataaaaaataaaagatgacAACAATATTAAACAAGGATTTACTATCATTTTCCCTCTATTGCGTGACATCTACTTGGAGATCCAGTGCTCACAAAACGTCACAATTACCCAAACAAATTCGTTCTAAAAGAACAAACAAAAAAGGGGGAATTGATTCATAACCTGAAGCAAGGGGAATCGGGAGGAGGGATGTGGACCAGATCGGAGGCCAAGGAGGCGAGATGATCGCACGACGATCGAGCTTCGACCCATCCCGATTCGGCACCATACAGCTCCCCCaactcttcctcctcctcctcctgagatcgagattttagggttagggtttcaaaaCTGGAGGAGATGAGAAGTGTTAGGGTTTGATTACGTACGAATCGAGACGACGACGTGCCCTCGTTCGCCATTAACGACAACGAACTGACGAAGTGCGCGGAGCTTCTGGGTTCAGAAATTAATAAGGATTTTTATTAGGGGTTTAAAAGTAAAGTTGAACAGTAATTGCACATATATACCTTAcagttttaaaattatgaattttttcgTTGGAGTTACAATTATCAAATACAttcatctaaaattttttttaaaataatttattattttgagcaAACTTGTAAATTCCACCGTGAGAATCCTTTTAAACGCAATATGCAGAGAATAGGACTCAACGTTTTTTCGACAAATCTTTTAAGGAAGCTTCTTATTCTAgataatcttgtaaaaagatGTTAGACTCGCAACACAACTTGTGTGTTGTGTGGAgttgaagagaaaaatatgAACCATCTATTTTTACGGTGTgtttttatttgatttcttATAGTGATGTCCGTAGAGAATGCCAATAGTAGGGATTTGGATGGCGACGTGGTTTCTGTTTGGAATAGGTGGATGGTCGGGAATGGACAACGACCACCTCATGATAGTTTGGCTGGTTTAATAACTTGCTGCTCAGTTATTTGGCAGGTTAGGAACGATACGATCTTTCGCAACATCCGATCAAACCCCATGTTGTTAATCTCCAAGATGAAACTGTTGACGAACTCTTGGGAACAAGTCTTCTCTCGGTTAGCCGAgtctagttttttatttttgttgtcatGTGACTCATGTCATGTCGTGTTGTGTCGTATCTCATTGGAGGCCAAGAATATTTTACCGATATAGTTTAATTCATATATCCAATGatctaaaagcaaaaaaaaaaatttatctgacTAATTAATACTAGTCAATTTATTgctaatatttaatatttaattatttatttttaaaatataatttttcaaattattttttaaaaaaagattaacaTTTACTGTTAGAATAGAGacaatgataataaaaaaaattattaaaaaatacctACTGAAATCCAACTTAActgaacagaaaaaaaattatatatattattcaattttctgcaaaagtttcaaaatatatttaataattaaaacttttggGGAGTCTCTCTGTAATTTTGATAGTTTAGTGATATGCGCGCAATTTACTTCTCAAAAGAGTAAAAACCGGATCCGATATAAAACGGATCCGTAACGATGACCCACTCGTCGTTTGGATCGGGTTAActccaaattagggttttttttgctTCGCATATAAATGCGAACCGAACCCTTCCCTCCGCCGCACTTTCCTCATCCCCGAGAGTTCgattctagggttttctctACGATCCAGAGCGAGAATTTAGTGAAAGATGGGGCACTCTAATGTATGGAACTCCCACCCTAAGAACTATGGCCCAGGATCTCGAGTTTGGTAAGTGAATCCTCGTCCCCAATCTTCTTTTCTATCGATTCATCGCCTAATTAATGTTCTTTTTTTCCCTGGATCTCGAGTTTGGTAAGTGAATCCTCGTCCCCAATCTTCTTTTCTATCGATTCATCGCCTAATtaatgttcttttttcttttctttttttttttttttcctttggtgaTTCTATATGATTTTAGAGTTAGGAATCATTGGAAACGCGGTGAAGTTGCGAACTTGGAGATTTGTTAGGGCTTTGGGGTTGTTTGTGTGCTATATAGTTTATGCCTTTGaaatgttttatattttgtctCTCGTGATGTTATATTTAGATAGAGCCATAGGTGATTAAGAACTTGCTTAAAAAAACCccttttttgggatttttttggTTCCGATATCGGGTTCTCCTGCACCTGATAATGTTTCCTTAAATGAGATATCTCTTAttgcaaagttttttttttaaaaaaaaccttttgaaaaaaaTCATCTGGTTCTTTGttggagttttttttaaatatggAATCTAAAGTCATTAAAAATCTTGTAAAAGGAAAAAGTGAATTTGATCAACTGGGATTTTATTTAATAAGGTTTTAGTATTGAGAAGCTAGCTGAACTATACATTTTTTCAGTTGAATTGTTTGGTTTAGTCTTTTGATTGTTAGAGTCTGCTTGGATGCGTGAATATCTTGTTTGGCGTATATCTTTTGTGTACTCGAGGGTCGTATGGTAATAAAGTTGATTTGGAGTGCAAATACCTATATCTGCAATTGCATAGTATATAGTGCACTCTTTGAAACCAATAGAAAGAgggaaggaaaaaagagaaaagaaaaggagtaaAAGAAACTGAATTTCTCTTCAGTTGTTTGGATGCACATAAAGAAAGAGATGATCTTTCTATAATTTGTTTTCTCTCTCACAAAGTTAACAGGAAACATGCAAAAACATTTCTTTCCTACTTgtctttctctccttttctctccttCAAAGAGGGAGCTAGCGAAGGAGGTGAATTTTGCATCAATGactatttttaactttttctctCGTTGATCTTgcgcctttttttttcctttttttttttttctattctgcATGCAGCCGGGTTTGTGGGAACCCCCACGGAATGATTCGGAAGTATGGGCTTATGTGTTGCAGGCAGTGCTTCCGTAGCCATGCCAAGGATATTGGCTTTATTAAGGTAAATATCTAATGAACCTTTTTTATTCTGCTTATGTGTGGAGGTTACTTCTTTTTTACTGTGTGGATTATACGTGGTGGATATGAATCTTTAGCAAGATCGAGTGCCCTCCGACAGTTGGTATGATGTTTTGAACTTGTTAAATTGTCTGCTGTTATAAATGGCCAGAAACCTTGATATTTTTGAACCTGACTAAATCTGAAACTGAACTGTATCATCTGGAGTGGTTTTTTATCAGCTTTTTTAACTATATTGGATTCAATTTACGCCAATGATGTTTATGGCTTAGCAACCCTGCAAGTTTGTATGACTACTTGTAGATGAATGATTTTCAGGCAACAAGATTCTTTTTCACACTGATTTATCCATTTTTCGTGCCGTAATAGTTAACATATGTGGTGTCTATTAGAGTAAAAGGAGAGTAGCTAGTGCGAAACCGCAGTATTGTCCCAGTGCATCGGGTCTGCCCCCAATCTGGGTTTTGTGGAATCTCAGATGCGCAAAATTTGCTCTTGAACTTCCATTTTGTTCCTTAGTTATAATTGGACCAAATGATGAACTACTAACTGATCATGTTTTGTATCTCAATGGTCACGTGcaccatttcaaaatttaatatatgcTGTAGCTATCTCACTGGTGATATTATAGAACAAAGATATAAATGTTACCCTTGATAAGTATTGTGGCCTGGGCCAATTAATCCTTTTGGAAATTTTAGATCAGTGCAAGTAGTAATCCTGCTGCTTTCAATCCTATATTACTTTTCCACTATTTTTCTGTCCTTTGCCTTGAAATTTCCTTTTTAGCAGAGGTAATGTGAGCAAGAACTGAACTTTtatggctttttcttttttatagtaCCGCTGAGCATAGTTCGCGGTGATTACCATCAACTGGACATGTGGTTTAATGGGAAATCAAGAGTGGATTCGTCATCTTTCGGAAGATTGTCTACAATATTTAGCAATGCCATGTTAGTTTTCATTGAcgttttatatttaattatgtaatGGATCAAGTACCTGTAAGATGTGGTTGCAGAATCTAATTTCTTCGTGGTTTAGTGTCAATTGTGTCATGGATGAAAGTTTCACATGTGCACCTTTCTTTTTCCTAGTGCTACTGCTGCCCGTTCCTTCATCCTTGATTTGTTTCGCCAAtactttttatttgattgttgtTTAGGTAGTGCGGTCCAATCGTATTTAGATATCCTGTGTTGGATTTCATCATATTAATCTTAGTAACACCAATAAGTGATGTTGTTTTATACATCAACATGCCATTTTGGTGGGCCGCTATGAACCACACACTGCCCCCctacttagttgttttatacATCAACATGCCATTTTGGGCTGCTATGACACCCCCTGGCGAGTCGTATTTTGCTTGCTTTGATATTAATCACTTCTACTTCTCATGGTGGTACTATATCATTATTTCTTAAATTCTGTTTCTGCTGTTGATTCAAGTGTTCACGAATTTTCGATGCAGCCTCAGTCTTAGTTGTTATTGCAAACAGATTTTCAAAACAAATGCTTGACGTTAGATTTCATTGCTGGAGGTGTTGGAATTCAAATCAGTCAGTAATATAAGGAAAGCTTCAGATATGTGAAACAAAGCTAttattttgctttcttttcttatcTGAATTATACATGATTGTTATACGCGAGAGACAGATacggagaaaagaaaagaggagtttgattgaagaaaaaagaaaagagaaagggaaaaaagggaaagggaaagaAACTGTTGAAATGAGACCATTTTTTCTATGGTTTATTATTAAGTAAAACTAGGGAGATTGGAGGACCAATAAGCGTAAATGTTGCTGATGaatcaatttttatatgttgctTTTAATAATAGGTTTAGCTTTTTAAACTTAAACCATGAAGCTTGGTAAAACACTAATTTTGAAAAGCTGAACTGTTCACTAGATAGTAGATATTCCAGGATAGAGTCTGATGCAGATGAATCATTGCTTATCTTGtaaacctctatttttttttttttttttttttttttgttctcttttctctcctttGATTGCTAAACTATAGTGTGATTCCCTTTTCTATGTATCTATCCATCTCTGTTATTCTCACATTTTAATTAACAAATCAAATGT
Above is a genomic segment from Ananas comosus cultivar F153 linkage group 15, ASM154086v1, whole genome shotgun sequence containing:
- the LOC109721363 gene encoding 40S ribosomal protein S29, coding for MGHSNVWNSHPKNYGPGSRVCRVCGNPHGMIRKYGLMCCRQCFRSHAKDIGFIKYR